The following coding sequences lie in one Hoplias malabaricus isolate fHopMal1 chromosome 14, fHopMal1.hap1, whole genome shotgun sequence genomic window:
- the tfe3a gene encoding transcription factor E3a isoform X2 produces MSSLSVPAQEQGEEKGTLEASLKQKSISQVVVPGHQPQTVFVILDSSESLNLISVEPLLPESGIVADIEVDGLLTSDSDTFYQLKSQPIALSSVAPADPVLTPGASAMTSRVLMRQELMRQQAQDQERREAQQQASSAQLRPTDASSAISVSSSLPSARTTPTQVPVEVLKVQTNLENPTKYHIQQAQRQQVKEYLSHTLGNKVVSQTLTTSPSPRQSGSAPELAPAASSTPSSPLAVLSLSSNKEEIEDVIDDIISLESSLNDEFMTLIDSGLQLPNTLPVSGNLLDVYSSAGMATPTITVSNSCPADLHNVKREMTDAEAKAIIKERQKKDNHNLIERRRRFNINDRIKELGALVPKSNDPETRWNKGTILKASVDYIRKLQKEQQRAKDMEMKQKKLEHTNRSLLLRIQELEMQARVHGLAQSQGSDSILGQQQQQQITSLNSSNEPLSKTLLTLGGPGLNQTTVSTLLSPPPSASPVGGAMTIPLDLGTLSFGELEDPASSMFNSALMRDMGLGDILMDDGGVLSPVGGADPLLSSVSPGASKTSSRRSSFSMDEDL; encoded by the exons ATGTCTAGCCTTTCTGTCCCAGCCCAGGAACAGGGAGAAGAGAAGGGGACACTGGAGGCTTCCTTAAAACAAAAGAGCATCAGTCAGGTCGTGGTGCCTGGACATCAGCCGCAGACCGTCTTCGTGATCCTGGATTCCTCTGAGTCTCTCAACCTCATCAG CGTGGAGCCTCTTTTACCTGAGTCTGGGATTGTGGCTGATATTGAGGTGGACGGCCTCCTCACGTCTGATTCCGACACTTTCTACCAGCTGAAGAGCCAGCCCATCGCTCTCAG CTCAGTTGCCCCCGCTGACCCTGTACTGACCCCTGGTGCCTCAGCGATGACGTCACGGGTTTTGATGAGGCAGGAGCTCATGAGGCAGCAGGCTCAGGAccaggagagaagagaagcCCAGCAGCAGGCGTCCAGTGCTCAGCTCCGTCCCACTGACGCCTCATCAGCCATCTCTGTGTCCTCCTCACTGCCCTCCGCTCGTACCACGCCCACACAGGTCCCAGTGGAGGTGCTGAAG gTTCAGACTAATCTGGAGAACCCGACTAAGTACCACATCCAGCAGGCCCAGAGGCAGCAGGTTAAAGAGTATCTGTCCCACACCCTCGGCAACAAAGTGGTCAGTCAAACCCTGACCACATCCCCTTCGCCTCGCCAGTCAGGCTCCGCCCCCGAATTGGCTCCGGCCGCCAGCAGCACTCCCAGCAGCCCCCTGGCTGTGCTCAGTCTCAGCTCCAATAAAGAAGAG ATTGAAGATGTTATCGATGACATCATCAGCCTGGAATCCAGTTTGAACGACGAGTTTATGACGTTGATCGACTCTGGCCTGCAGCTTCCCAACACG CTGCCAGTCTCAGGAAACCTCCTGGATGTATACAGCAGTGCCGGGATGGCCACGCCCACCATCACCGTCAGCAACTCCTGTCCTGCAGACCTGCACAACGTCAAGAGAGAGATGACAG ATGCTGAGGCTAAAGCTATTATTAAAGAACGGCAGAAAAAGGACAACCACAACCTCA TTGAGAGGCGGAGGAGGTTCAATATCAACGACCGCATTAAGGAGCTGGGAGCACTTGTTCCAAAGTCAAACGACCC TGAGACGCGCTGGAACAAGGGCACCATCCTGAAGGCCTCGGTGGACTACATCCGAAAACTGCAGAAGGAACAGCAGAGGGCTAAAGACATGGAGATGAAGCAGAAAAAGCTGGAGCACACCAACCGCTCACTGCTCCTGCGCATTCAG GAGTTGGAGATGCAGGCTCGTGTCCATGGCCTCGCTCAGTCCCAGGGTTCAGACTCCATCCTCggccaacagcagcagcagcagatcaCGTCTCTGAACTCCAGCAACGAGCCGCTTTCTAAAACCCTGCTCACTCTGGGAGGACCTGGGCTTAACCAAACCACAGTCTCCACTTTACTGTCCCCTCCCCCTTCCGCTTCTCCTGTGGGCGGAGCCATGACCATTCCTCTGGACCTCGGGACTCTCAGCTTCGGTGAGCTAGAAGACCCCGCCTCCTCCATgtttaactctgctctgatgcGGGACATGGGCCTGGGGGACATTTTGATGGACGATGGAGGTGTGCTGTCGCCAGTGGGGGGTGCTGACCCTCTGCTATCCTCAGTTTCTCCTGGAGCTTCGAAGACCAGCAGTCGCAGGAGCAGCTTCAGCATGGATGAGGATTTGTGA
- the tfe3a gene encoding transcription factor E3a isoform X3, which translates to MTSRVLMRQELMRQQAQDQERREAQQQASSAQLRPTDASSAISVSSSLPSARTTPTQVPVEVLKVQTNLENPTKYHIQQAQRQQVKEYLSHTLGNKVVSQTLTTSPSPRQSGSAPELAPAASSTPSSPLAVLSLSSNKEEIEDVIDDIISLESSLNDEFMTLIDSGLQLPNTLPVSGNLLDVYSSAGMATPTITVSNSCPADLHNVKREMTDAEAKAIIKERQKKDNHNLIERRRRFNINDRIKELGALVPKSNDPETRWNKGTILKASVDYIRKLQKEQQRAKDMEMKQKKLEHTNRSLLLRIQELEMQARVHGLAQSQGSDSILGQQQQQQITSLNSSNEPLSKTLLTLGGPGLNQTTVSTLLSPPPSASPVGGAMTIPLDLGTLSFGELEDPASSMFNSALMRDMGLGDILMDDGGVLSPVGGADPLLSSVSPGASKTSSRRSSFSMDEDL; encoded by the exons ATGACGTCACGGGTTTTGATGAGGCAGGAGCTCATGAGGCAGCAGGCTCAGGAccaggagagaagagaagcCCAGCAGCAGGCGTCCAGTGCTCAGCTCCGTCCCACTGACGCCTCATCAGCCATCTCTGTGTCCTCCTCACTGCCCTCCGCTCGTACCACGCCCACACAGGTCCCAGTGGAGGTGCTGAAG gTTCAGACTAATCTGGAGAACCCGACTAAGTACCACATCCAGCAGGCCCAGAGGCAGCAGGTTAAAGAGTATCTGTCCCACACCCTCGGCAACAAAGTGGTCAGTCAAACCCTGACCACATCCCCTTCGCCTCGCCAGTCAGGCTCCGCCCCCGAATTGGCTCCGGCCGCCAGCAGCACTCCCAGCAGCCCCCTGGCTGTGCTCAGTCTCAGCTCCAATAAAGAAGAG ATTGAAGATGTTATCGATGACATCATCAGCCTGGAATCCAGTTTGAACGACGAGTTTATGACGTTGATCGACTCTGGCCTGCAGCTTCCCAACACG CTGCCAGTCTCAGGAAACCTCCTGGATGTATACAGCAGTGCCGGGATGGCCACGCCCACCATCACCGTCAGCAACTCCTGTCCTGCAGACCTGCACAACGTCAAGAGAGAGATGACAG ATGCTGAGGCTAAAGCTATTATTAAAGAACGGCAGAAAAAGGACAACCACAACCTCA TTGAGAGGCGGAGGAGGTTCAATATCAACGACCGCATTAAGGAGCTGGGAGCACTTGTTCCAAAGTCAAACGACCC TGAGACGCGCTGGAACAAGGGCACCATCCTGAAGGCCTCGGTGGACTACATCCGAAAACTGCAGAAGGAACAGCAGAGGGCTAAAGACATGGAGATGAAGCAGAAAAAGCTGGAGCACACCAACCGCTCACTGCTCCTGCGCATTCAG GAGTTGGAGATGCAGGCTCGTGTCCATGGCCTCGCTCAGTCCCAGGGTTCAGACTCCATCCTCggccaacagcagcagcagcagatcaCGTCTCTGAACTCCAGCAACGAGCCGCTTTCTAAAACCCTGCTCACTCTGGGAGGACCTGGGCTTAACCAAACCACAGTCTCCACTTTACTGTCCCCTCCCCCTTCCGCTTCTCCTGTGGGCGGAGCCATGACCATTCCTCTGGACCTCGGGACTCTCAGCTTCGGTGAGCTAGAAGACCCCGCCTCCTCCATgtttaactctgctctgatgcGGGACATGGGCCTGGGGGACATTTTGATGGACGATGGAGGTGTGCTGTCGCCAGTGGGGGGTGCTGACCCTCTGCTATCCTCAGTTTCTCCTGGAGCTTCGAAGACCAGCAGTCGCAGGAGCAGCTTCAGCATGGATGAGGATTTGTGA
- the tfe3a gene encoding transcription factor E3a isoform X1: MSSLSVPAQEQGEEKGTLEASLKQKSISQVVVPGHQPQTVFVILDSSESLNLISVEPLLPESGIVADIEVDGLLTSDSDTFYQLKSQPIALSSSVAPADPVLTPGASAMTSRVLMRQELMRQQAQDQERREAQQQASSAQLRPTDASSAISVSSSLPSARTTPTQVPVEVLKVQTNLENPTKYHIQQAQRQQVKEYLSHTLGNKVVSQTLTTSPSPRQSGSAPELAPAASSTPSSPLAVLSLSSNKEEIEDVIDDIISLESSLNDEFMTLIDSGLQLPNTLPVSGNLLDVYSSAGMATPTITVSNSCPADLHNVKREMTDAEAKAIIKERQKKDNHNLIERRRRFNINDRIKELGALVPKSNDPETRWNKGTILKASVDYIRKLQKEQQRAKDMEMKQKKLEHTNRSLLLRIQELEMQARVHGLAQSQGSDSILGQQQQQQITSLNSSNEPLSKTLLTLGGPGLNQTTVSTLLSPPPSASPVGGAMTIPLDLGTLSFGELEDPASSMFNSALMRDMGLGDILMDDGGVLSPVGGADPLLSSVSPGASKTSSRRSSFSMDEDL, encoded by the exons ATGTCTAGCCTTTCTGTCCCAGCCCAGGAACAGGGAGAAGAGAAGGGGACACTGGAGGCTTCCTTAAAACAAAAGAGCATCAGTCAGGTCGTGGTGCCTGGACATCAGCCGCAGACCGTCTTCGTGATCCTGGATTCCTCTGAGTCTCTCAACCTCATCAG CGTGGAGCCTCTTTTACCTGAGTCTGGGATTGTGGCTGATATTGAGGTGGACGGCCTCCTCACGTCTGATTCCGACACTTTCTACCAGCTGAAGAGCCAGCCCATCGCTCTCAG TAGCTCAGTTGCCCCCGCTGACCCTGTACTGACCCCTGGTGCCTCAGCGATGACGTCACGGGTTTTGATGAGGCAGGAGCTCATGAGGCAGCAGGCTCAGGAccaggagagaagagaagcCCAGCAGCAGGCGTCCAGTGCTCAGCTCCGTCCCACTGACGCCTCATCAGCCATCTCTGTGTCCTCCTCACTGCCCTCCGCTCGTACCACGCCCACACAGGTCCCAGTGGAGGTGCTGAAG gTTCAGACTAATCTGGAGAACCCGACTAAGTACCACATCCAGCAGGCCCAGAGGCAGCAGGTTAAAGAGTATCTGTCCCACACCCTCGGCAACAAAGTGGTCAGTCAAACCCTGACCACATCCCCTTCGCCTCGCCAGTCAGGCTCCGCCCCCGAATTGGCTCCGGCCGCCAGCAGCACTCCCAGCAGCCCCCTGGCTGTGCTCAGTCTCAGCTCCAATAAAGAAGAG ATTGAAGATGTTATCGATGACATCATCAGCCTGGAATCCAGTTTGAACGACGAGTTTATGACGTTGATCGACTCTGGCCTGCAGCTTCCCAACACG CTGCCAGTCTCAGGAAACCTCCTGGATGTATACAGCAGTGCCGGGATGGCCACGCCCACCATCACCGTCAGCAACTCCTGTCCTGCAGACCTGCACAACGTCAAGAGAGAGATGACAG ATGCTGAGGCTAAAGCTATTATTAAAGAACGGCAGAAAAAGGACAACCACAACCTCA TTGAGAGGCGGAGGAGGTTCAATATCAACGACCGCATTAAGGAGCTGGGAGCACTTGTTCCAAAGTCAAACGACCC TGAGACGCGCTGGAACAAGGGCACCATCCTGAAGGCCTCGGTGGACTACATCCGAAAACTGCAGAAGGAACAGCAGAGGGCTAAAGACATGGAGATGAAGCAGAAAAAGCTGGAGCACACCAACCGCTCACTGCTCCTGCGCATTCAG GAGTTGGAGATGCAGGCTCGTGTCCATGGCCTCGCTCAGTCCCAGGGTTCAGACTCCATCCTCggccaacagcagcagcagcagatcaCGTCTCTGAACTCCAGCAACGAGCCGCTTTCTAAAACCCTGCTCACTCTGGGAGGACCTGGGCTTAACCAAACCACAGTCTCCACTTTACTGTCCCCTCCCCCTTCCGCTTCTCCTGTGGGCGGAGCCATGACCATTCCTCTGGACCTCGGGACTCTCAGCTTCGGTGAGCTAGAAGACCCCGCCTCCTCCATgtttaactctgctctgatgcGGGACATGGGCCTGGGGGACATTTTGATGGACGATGGAGGTGTGCTGTCGCCAGTGGGGGGTGCTGACCCTCTGCTATCCTCAGTTTCTCCTGGAGCTTCGAAGACCAGCAGTCGCAGGAGCAGCTTCAGCATGGATGAGGATTTGTGA